One window from the genome of Dongia rigui encodes:
- a CDS encoding RNA polymerase sigma factor: MVSPTRDQQPASGRPANDDGPQAGDEDDRLLQGVAEGDRSAFAKLRERHLTRVFSLALRVTGSRADAEDAAQEAFTRAWRKANSWQAGEAKFSTWLYRVTMNLCIDARRKPRAEQLDPALPLADPGPGAESQLIAAQQEARVRAAMAALPERQREAMVLCYTLGQSNAEAAATMEISVKAYESLLVRAKKDIRARLEGTET, encoded by the coding sequence TTGGTATCACCAACACGCGATCAGCAACCGGCCAGCGGTCGGCCGGCCAATGATGACGGTCCGCAGGCGGGCGATGAAGACGATCGCCTGCTGCAGGGCGTTGCAGAGGGCGACCGATCGGCCTTTGCGAAGCTGCGGGAGCGGCATCTAACCCGCGTCTTTTCGCTGGCGCTGCGCGTGACCGGTTCGCGGGCCGATGCCGAAGATGCGGCGCAGGAAGCCTTCACGCGGGCTTGGCGCAAGGCCAATAGCTGGCAAGCCGGCGAGGCGAAGTTTTCGACCTGGCTTTATCGCGTGACGATGAACCTGTGCATCGATGCGCGTCGCAAGCCGCGGGCAGAGCAGCTCGACCCGGCCCTGCCCTTGGCCGATCCCGGCCCTGGTGCCGAATCGCAGTTGATCGCGGCGCAACAGGAAGCGCGGGTAAGGGCCGCCATGGCCGCGTTGCCGGAGCGGCAACGTGAGGCGATGGTGCTGTGCTACACGCTGGGGCAGAGCAATGCCGAGGCCGCAGCAACGATGGAGATTTCGGTCAAGGCGTATGAATCGCTGCTGGTGCGGGCCAAGAAAGATATCCGCGCCAGACTGGAAGGAACGGAAACATGA
- a CDS encoding periplasmic heavy metal sensor, giving the protein MTVSGAKAKWLLAGLVVSVCLNLFLLAGMVAGRMHGPLGGPEGKGGMVMATVPPELKSIIRDKLKARGPEFREEKEKMRDLRLRVADALAAEPYDPAKLDAALTELEQSAGKLLHHAQEGLAQIAAELTPEQRKQWAEGWRSLGPRP; this is encoded by the coding sequence ATGACCGTTTCGGGCGCAAAGGCAAAGTGGCTGTTGGCCGGATTGGTGGTTTCGGTCTGCCTCAACCTCTTTCTCCTGGCGGGCATGGTTGCAGGCCGCATGCACGGGCCGCTGGGCGGTCCCGAGGGCAAGGGCGGCATGGTGATGGCAACGGTGCCGCCAGAACTGAAGTCGATCATCCGTGACAAGCTGAAAGCGCGCGGCCCTGAGTTCCGTGAGGAAAAGGAAAAGATGCGCGACCTACGCCTGCGTGTGGCAGATGCCTTGGCGGCGGAGCCCTACGATCCCGCCAAGCTCGATGCCGCCTTGACCGAGCTTGAGCAATCGGCCGGCAAACTGCTGCATCATGCCCAGGAGGGTCTCGCCCAGATCGCCGCCGAACTGACGCCGGAACAGCGCAAGCAATGGGCCGAGGGCTGGCGCAGCTTGGGGCCGCGCCCCTAA
- a CDS encoding indolepyruvate ferredoxin oxidoreductase family protein, whose amino-acid sequence MTKLAAVSLDDKYEVDTGRVYLTGLQALIRLPMMQRRRDERAGLNTACYVTGYRGSPLGGIDLALIQAQTFLDKHNIKFQPGVNEDLAATAIWGSQQTDLFGDSKYQGVFAMWYAKGPGVDRSGDVLRHGNLAGSAKHGGVLLLAGDDHTCKSSTTAHQSEYAFMDAGIPVLNPSGVQEILDYGLHGWAMSRYSGCWVAMKVVADTAETSGSVSLDPERFQVTIPTDFDMPEGGLNIRLPASPFATAQALEQEMRLHKYKLYAALAYARANKLNYAVIDGPKRRFGIVTCGKSYLDVRQALEDLGIDEDYAREIGLSLYKVGMTWPLERDGIRQFAEGLDEILVVEEKRALIENQLKEQLYNWNENVRPRVIGKFDEGRDWILPSADELTPARIARVIAKRIERYVTSPRIEERLKFLDAKEAALKNFNPPIKRIAYFCAGCPHNSSTKVPDGSTALAGIGCHFMSQWMDRNTATFTHMGGEGGTWIGRAPFSKTEHVFQNMGDGTYYHSGLLAIRAAVAAGVNITFKILFNDAVAMTGGQPMDGPLSVAMVAQQVAAEGVGHVAILSDEPEKYGGDSHFPSGTSIDHRDRLDEIQRDLREMKGVTVLIFDQTCAAEKRRRRKRKLMVDPPKRAFINERVCEGCGDCGKVSNCVAIAPAETAFGRKRQIDQSGCNKDFSCTNGFCPSFVTVHGGRLRQPHPKKRDVANFPEPVLPNLDRPYNIIVTGVGGTGIVTIGALLGMAAHLEGKGCSVMDMAGLAQKGGAVFSHVRLAAKPSDLFSARIAAGNADLLLGCDIVVSASFDSLAKLDVGRSKALINTHEIATGDFARNPDWDFPAGDLKQILIKAVGNDAIEFLDATRIATALLGDSIATNLFMLGLAYQRGLIPVSATAIDQAIKLNNVAIEANRQAFAWGRQAALDMDGVEKAVAPARAEEILPETLGSLVAHRRRHLADYQNAALADRYQALVERVHAAEQQIRLGSDDLAKAVAWNYAKLLAYKDEYEVARLYTDGRFAADIADRFEGEFKLHFHLAPPLIAKRDAVTGHLKKQEFGPGMIWAFRLLAKLKGLRGTALDIFGRSEERRAERQMIADYEELMDALLAKLTAANLTTAIALASLPEQIRGFGHVKEAAIARVASQRAALLAKFQAAEPAGSATHPRAAE is encoded by the coding sequence GTGACCAAGCTCGCCGCCGTTTCGCTTGACGACAAGTATGAGGTCGACACCGGGCGGGTCTACCTGACCGGTCTCCAGGCGCTGATCCGCCTCCCCATGATGCAGCGCCGGCGTGACGAGCGGGCCGGCCTCAACACCGCCTGCTATGTCACCGGCTATCGCGGCTCGCCGCTGGGGGGCATCGACTTGGCGCTCATCCAGGCGCAGACTTTCCTTGATAAGCACAACATCAAATTCCAGCCGGGCGTCAACGAAGACCTGGCGGCGACCGCCATCTGGGGCAGCCAGCAGACGGATCTGTTCGGCGACAGCAAATACCAGGGCGTTTTCGCCATGTGGTACGCGAAGGGCCCCGGCGTCGACCGCAGCGGCGACGTGCTGCGCCATGGCAACCTCGCCGGTTCCGCCAAGCATGGCGGCGTGCTGCTGCTGGCCGGTGACGACCATACCTGCAAGTCGTCGACCACCGCGCATCAAAGCGAATATGCCTTCATGGATGCGGGCATTCCGGTGCTCAATCCATCAGGGGTGCAGGAGATTCTCGATTACGGCCTCCATGGCTGGGCTATGTCGCGCTATTCCGGCTGCTGGGTCGCCATGAAGGTCGTGGCGGACACGGCCGAAACCTCCGGTTCCGTCTCTCTCGATCCGGAGCGCTTCCAGGTCACCATTCCGACCGATTTCGACATGCCGGAAGGTGGTCTCAACATCCGCCTGCCCGCCTCGCCGTTTGCGACGGCCCAGGCGCTGGAACAGGAGATGCGCCTCCACAAGTACAAGCTCTATGCCGCCCTCGCCTACGCCCGCGCCAACAAACTGAATTACGCCGTCATCGACGGGCCGAAGCGGCGCTTTGGCATTGTCACCTGCGGCAAATCCTATCTCGACGTGCGCCAGGCGCTCGAAGACCTCGGCATCGACGAAGACTATGCGCGCGAGATCGGCCTTTCGCTCTACAAGGTCGGGATGACCTGGCCGCTGGAGCGCGACGGCATCCGACAATTCGCCGAAGGCTTGGACGAAATCCTGGTGGTCGAGGAAAAGCGCGCCCTCATCGAAAACCAGCTCAAGGAACAGCTCTATAACTGGAACGAGAATGTGCGCCCGCGCGTCATTGGCAAATTCGACGAGGGCCGCGACTGGATTCTCCCCTCCGCCGACGAGTTGACCCCAGCACGCATTGCCCGCGTTATCGCCAAAAGAATCGAGCGCTACGTCACCAGCCCGCGCATCGAGGAGCGTCTGAAGTTTCTCGATGCCAAGGAAGCGGCGCTCAAGAACTTCAACCCACCCATCAAGCGCATTGCCTATTTCTGCGCCGGCTGCCCGCATAACAGTTCGACCAAGGTGCCGGACGGCAGTACGGCGCTCGCCGGGATCGGCTGCCATTTCATGTCGCAATGGATGGACCGCAACACCGCGACCTTCACCCATATGGGCGGCGAAGGCGGCACCTGGATCGGCCGCGCGCCGTTCTCAAAGACCGAGCATGTCTTCCAGAACATGGGTGACGGCACCTATTACCATTCCGGACTCCTCGCCATCCGCGCCGCCGTTGCCGCCGGGGTCAACATCACCTTCAAGATCCTGTTCAACGACGCCGTCGCCATGACCGGCGGCCAGCCGATGGATGGGCCACTCTCGGTCGCCATGGTGGCACAGCAAGTCGCTGCCGAAGGTGTCGGCCATGTCGCGATCCTCAGCGATGAGCCGGAAAAATATGGCGGTGACAGCCATTTCCCGAGCGGCACCAGCATCGATCACCGCGACCGCCTGGATGAGATCCAGCGCGACCTGCGGGAGATGAAAGGCGTCACGGTCCTCATCTTCGATCAGACCTGTGCTGCCGAAAAGCGTCGCCGGCGCAAGCGCAAGCTGATGGTCGATCCGCCCAAGCGCGCCTTCATCAACGAGCGTGTCTGCGAAGGCTGCGGCGATTGCGGCAAGGTGTCGAATTGCGTCGCCATTGCTCCCGCCGAGACCGCATTCGGCCGCAAGCGTCAGATCGACCAGTCCGGCTGCAACAAGGATTTTTCCTGCACCAACGGATTCTGCCCCAGTTTCGTCACCGTGCATGGTGGCAGGCTGCGCCAACCGCACCCGAAGAAACGCGATGTCGCGAACTTTCCCGAGCCGGTCCTGCCCAATTTGGATCGCCCCTACAACATCATCGTCACGGGTGTCGGCGGCACGGGCATCGTGACCATCGGCGCGCTCCTCGGCATGGCGGCGCATCTTGAAGGCAAGGGTTGCTCGGTCATGGACATGGCGGGGCTTGCCCAAAAAGGCGGCGCGGTCTTCAGCCATGTGCGCTTGGCAGCGAAGCCTAGCGATCTCTTTTCCGCCCGCATCGCCGCCGGCAATGCCGATCTGCTGCTCGGCTGCGACATTGTCGTATCGGCCTCGTTCGATTCGCTGGCCAAACTCGATGTCGGCCGCAGCAAAGCGCTCATCAACACGCATGAGATCGCGACCGGCGATTTTGCCCGCAATCCCGACTGGGATTTCCCGGCCGGCGATTTGAAGCAGATCCTCATCAAAGCCGTCGGCAACGATGCCATTGAATTCCTCGACGCGACACGCATTGCCACCGCCCTGTTGGGCGATTCCATCGCCACCAATCTGTTCATGCTGGGCCTTGCCTATCAGCGTGGACTCATTCCGGTGAGCGCCACGGCCATCGACCAGGCGATCAAGCTCAACAATGTCGCGATCGAGGCCAATCGCCAGGCCTTCGCCTGGGGCCGCCAGGCAGCACTCGACATGGATGGCGTCGAGAAGGCGGTAGCGCCGGCCCGCGCCGAAGAAATCCTGCCCGAGACGCTCGGCAGTCTCGTGGCGCATCGGCGCCGGCATCTTGCGGACTACCAGAATGCAGCCCTCGCCGATCGCTACCAGGCACTGGTCGAGCGGGTCCACGCCGCCGAGCAGCAGATCCGCCTCGGCAGCGATGATCTCGCCAAGGCGGTCGCTTGGAACTACGCGAAGCTTCTCGCCTATAAGGATGAGTATGAAGTGGCGCGGCTCTATACCGATGGCCGCTTCGCCGCGGACATCGCCGATCGCTTCGAGGGTGAGTTCAAGCTGCATTTCCATCTGGCGCCGCCGCTCATCGCCAAGCGCGATGCCGTGACCGGCCATCTGAAGAAGCAGGAATTCGGGCCGGGCATGATCTGGGCCTTCCGTCTGCTGGCCAAACTCAAAGGCTTGCGCGGCACGGCACTCGATATCTTCGGCCGCAGCGAGGAACGCCGGGCCGAACGGCAGATGATCGCGGATTACGAAGAGCTGATGGACGCCCTGCTCGCGAAACTCACTGCCGCCAATCTCACAACCGCGATAGCGCTCGCATCACTGCCAGAGCAGATTCGCGGCTTTGGCCATGTGAAGGAAGCGGCGATCGCCCGCGTCGCTTCGCAGCGTGCCGCCTTGCTGGCCAAATTTCAGGCGGCTGAGCCAGCGGGTTCCGCCACGCATCCGCGCGCCGCCGAGTGA